From Suricata suricatta isolate VVHF042 unplaced genomic scaffold, meerkat_22Aug2017_6uvM2_HiC HiC_scaffold_357, whole genome shotgun sequence:
CCCAGCTCCTCCGCATCACCAGGAACAAGAGGAAGAGGCAGGACGAGAGGCACCTGTGTGAGAAGCACGACCAGGTCCTGAGCCTCTTCTGTGAGGACGACCTACAGGTGTTGTGTCCCATGTGCGTGCAGCCCCCTGACCACCAGGGCCACCAGGTGAGGCCCACGGAGGAGGCCGCCTCTCACCACAGGCAGAGGCTGAGCGGTTACACTGAGCCGCTGAAGAAGCAGATGGCCGACGTGCAGAAACTAGTAGCCACCCAAGAGAGAAGACTCTTGGAGCTGAGAGACCAGGTGCAGTGCCAGAAACAGAAATTATCGTCCGAGTTTGAGCACCTGAACCGGTCTGTGGACCGAGAGCAAAAGGCAGTTCTGTCAAGGATAGCTGAGGAAGAGAAGCACATTCAGCAGAAACTCTGTGGAAACATCACCGCATTTTCAGACCACGTTTCCGCCCTCCAGGGTCTCCTGAAGGAGGTGGCCGAGAGGAGCGTGATGTCAGAGGTGAAGCTGCTGACAGACATCCGGAGTATCCATGACAGGTGGGAGCACCGGGAGCCCCCCGCTCTCTACTCTTTCCAGTTGAGGAGAGAAGGCTGCAGCCTCCCTCCGCAGTACTTGGCCTTGCAGAAGATCATACAGAGGTTCCGACGAGAAGTTACTCTGGACCCTGAAACAGCACATCCTCATCTGCTTGTCTCTGAGGATAAAAAGTCTGTGACATTTGTGAGGAAAaagccaggcatccctcagaaTCCAGAGAGTTTTATGATGGATCCTGTTGTCCTGGGTTCTGAGGAGTTCGATGGTGGCCGACATTACTGGGAGGTGCAGCTGGGTGACAAGAGTGAGTGGGCCGTGGGGGTCTGTGAACACCCCCATTCCTGGAAGGGAAAGTGGCCCCTGTCAGGAGAGAACAGACGCTGGACAATTCAGCTGCAGAATGGTGGCTATGTGGCACAAGGGGCTGTTTCTGCCACTCTTGTGCTGAAGGAAAAGCCCAGAGGGGTGGGTGTTTATCTCGACTATGAGTTGGGGGAGATTTCCTTTTACT
This genomic window contains:
- the LOC115285050 gene encoding putative tripartite motif-containing protein 75, coding for LLRITRNKRKRQDERHLCEKHDQVLSLFCEDDLQVLCPMCVQPPDHQGHQVRPTEEAASHHRQRLSGYTEPLKKQMADVQKLVATQERRLLELRDQVQCQKQKLSSEFEHLNRSVDREQKAVLSRIAEEEKHIQQKLCGNITAFSDHVSALQGLLKEVAERSVMSEVKLLTDIRSIHDRWEHREPPALYSFQLRREGCSLPPQYLALQKIIQRFRREVTLDPETAHPHLLVSEDKKSVTFVRKKPGIPQNPESFMMDPVVLGSEEFDGGRHYWEVQLGDKSEWAVGVCEHPHSWKGKWPLSGENRRWTIQLQNGGYVAQGAVSATLVLKEKPRGVGVYLDYELGEISFYCLNSRSHMHSFRDAFSEVLKPYFCVGQDPKPLTICGVRDLEG